In Sphingobacterium zeae, one genomic interval encodes:
- a CDS encoding porin, with the protein MKKRYIPISIACLLSHTLVKGQEPGTVQEHKVDSVQQKKDDTTYPKLQVKGLFQARYLVSATKDVDVNGLHHSDGSGTDNNFMVKYMRVQMRAQISKRTEVAVLANLADFKSDPKTKVLENAYLKYTFSPKLAITVGQFRPWFGIEETYPIDIIKSLDWSNQYLEFGKLGWASFQIGVAATGETNLGEVPFSYSLSVVNGNGKNQVVDMDNGKQYATRLVFGLSKKYGINLGLNGGVGDVMKKQVHALGVDLTGNVSFGKRWNLDMQLEAKQAINHNLYYSLEESARTSKLSDYLVRGIYFLPNLRYEVNYFNLSAFELSCRYEYIDPNYKLNANARQTYTPMFGLEFLKNYGARIQLGLQLDRYKKQTENTSEFNKNLFIVQVQSRF; encoded by the coding sequence ATGAAGAAACGCTACATTCCAATTTCTATTGCATGTTTATTGAGCCATACCTTGGTCAAAGGGCAAGAACCAGGTACTGTACAAGAGCATAAAGTTGATTCTGTGCAACAAAAAAAAGATGACACGACATATCCCAAGCTTCAGGTGAAAGGTTTGTTTCAGGCCCGTTATCTTGTTAGTGCTACAAAAGATGTCGATGTCAACGGGCTACATCACAGTGATGGTTCAGGTACGGATAACAATTTTATGGTAAAATATATGCGGGTACAGATGCGCGCTCAGATTAGCAAGCGTACTGAAGTTGCCGTATTAGCTAACCTCGCAGATTTCAAAAGTGATCCCAAAACAAAAGTGCTCGAAAATGCCTACTTGAAATATACATTTAGTCCCAAATTGGCAATCACAGTGGGCCAATTTCGTCCTTGGTTTGGCATCGAGGAAACTTATCCTATTGACATCATCAAATCTTTAGACTGGTCAAATCAGTATCTAGAATTCGGCAAACTGGGCTGGGCCAGTTTTCAAATAGGTGTCGCTGCAACGGGGGAGACCAATCTCGGTGAGGTTCCTTTTAGTTATTCTTTGTCTGTCGTGAATGGAAATGGAAAGAATCAGGTGGTTGATATGGATAATGGTAAGCAATATGCCACCCGTTTGGTCTTTGGGCTTTCAAAGAAGTACGGAATTAATTTAGGACTTAATGGAGGCGTTGGCGATGTGATGAAAAAACAGGTACATGCATTGGGTGTTGATCTAACTGGGAATGTCAGTTTTGGTAAACGATGGAATCTTGATATGCAATTGGAAGCAAAACAGGCGATCAATCATAACCTGTATTATTCTTTGGAAGAAAGTGCGCGAACATCCAAGTTGAGTGACTATTTGGTCCGCGGTATCTATTTTCTACCCAACTTAAGATATGAAGTAAATTATTTCAATCTAAGCGCTTTCGAGCTATCATGTCGGTATGAGTATATTGACCCTAATTACAAACTCAATGCAAATGCGCGTCAAACATATACGCCAATGTTTGGCTTGGAATTTTTAAAAAATTATGGTGCAAGGATACAGTTGGGACTTCAGTTGGACCGATATAAAAAGCAGACCGAGAATACCAGCGAATTCAATAAAAATTTATTTATTGTTCAAGTACAAAGTCGATTCTAA
- the glsA gene encoding glutaminase A: protein MRKNIRLVACIIGLISCGSIPVAFAQNSIQNQQGTKTAIVDKALLDKILDKNRQSFNEGKVADYIPELGKANASSIALSVVNSDGTIVSIGDVQQRFTIQSISKIVSLMIAVLENGEQVVFNNMGYYGTDKPFNHFANLETSGKPLNPMMNAGAILTTSLIKGTGEEPFLKIRNMIRFITNNEKIDYSKSVYNSERETGNRNRGMFYLMRNNGLIDGEGEDKLNNYFKQCSIEITAEDLAKIGFFFANHCVRYDGNKQYNNPSLSQLVQSQMLIAGMYEFSGEYARTVGLPSKSGVGGGIAVSVPNKMGIGAYSPALDQHGNSVAAYRMILDLVREKSLSLFY from the coding sequence ATGAGAAAAAATATTAGGTTGGTAGCCTGTATTATTGGCTTGATATCTTGCGGATCAATTCCTGTAGCCTTTGCTCAAAATAGCATTCAAAACCAGCAGGGTACTAAAACTGCGATTGTTGATAAAGCATTATTGGATAAAATATTGGATAAAAATAGACAGTCATTCAATGAAGGTAAGGTGGCCGATTATATTCCGGAATTGGGTAAAGCCAACGCATCGTCCATTGCTCTTTCGGTCGTAAATAGTGATGGAACAATCGTTAGTATTGGCGACGTACAGCAAAGATTTACAATTCAGAGTATTTCAAAAATTGTTTCCCTGATGATTGCCGTACTGGAAAATGGCGAGCAAGTTGTTTTCAATAATATGGGATACTATGGCACGGACAAACCTTTCAATCATTTTGCGAATTTGGAAACATCGGGTAAACCACTCAATCCAATGATGAACGCTGGCGCCATTTTAACGACTTCGCTTATTAAAGGAACAGGTGAGGAACCTTTTCTTAAAATACGCAATATGATTCGTTTTATAACAAATAATGAAAAGATTGATTATAGTAAATCCGTATATAATTCGGAACGGGAGACTGGAAATCGAAACAGAGGTATGTTCTACCTGATGCGCAACAATGGACTCATTGATGGTGAAGGTGAAGATAAACTAAATAATTATTTTAAACAGTGCTCAATTGAGATAACCGCAGAGGATCTGGCTAAAATAGGTTTCTTTTTTGCCAATCACTGTGTGCGTTATGATGGAAATAAGCAATACAATAATCCAAGTCTATCTCAGCTAGTTCAATCGCAAATGCTCATTGCAGGGATGTACGAATTTAGCGGCGAATATGCCAGAACTGTGGGACTTCCAAGTAAATCGGGTGTTGGTGGCGGAATCGCTGTAAGTGTACCGAATAAAATGGGTATAGGGGCCTATAGTCCAGCCTTGGATCAACACGGTAAC